A single region of the Lycium barbarum isolate Lr01 chromosome 2, ASM1917538v2, whole genome shotgun sequence genome encodes:
- the LOC132628757 gene encoding uncharacterized protein LOC132628757 produces MAQIKSHKEKKTRKSKVKATLFVAVSTTIFTRIMSLTSPKEIWDYLKNEYVGDERIRGMKVLNLIREFELQKKSPRLSKSTRTDCLALLTSARKISNMYNYLGKHTRSVQDYLGRVVKFFPGIGAKEAYEHCGKTGHPPFKCWKRPDAKCNKCNELGHETVICKNESQNHDADARVADEEEDHLFVSTCISSKVSTNSWLIDSGCTNHMTYDKSLFKELKSTEISKVRIGNGDQILVEGKGTVVIKTSSGNKTILDVLYVQNIDQNLLSICQLIEKGFKVSFDDKHCFINDVARK; encoded by the exons ATGGCCCAAATCAAGAGCCACAAGGAAAAGAAAACCAGGAAGTCCAAGGTGAAAGCAACTTTGTTTGTTGCTGTTTCAACAACTATTTTCACGAGAATTATGTCTCTCACATCACCAAAAGAAATTTGGGATTATTTGAAGAACGAATATGTTGGAGATGAGAGAATACGAGGGATGAAAGTATTAAATTTGATAAGAGAGTTTGAGTTACAGAAAAAGAGTCCGAGACTGTCAAAGAGTACACGAACAGATTGCTTGGCATTGTTAACAAG TGCCCGAAAGATATCAAATATGTATAACTACCTTGGAAAACACACAAGATCTGTCCAAGATTACCTTGGCAGAGTTGTTAAATTCTTTCCAGGCATAGGAGCAAAAGAGGCTTATGAG CACTGTGGAAAAACAGGACATCCACCATTCAAATGTTGGAAGAGGCCAGACGCAAAGTGTAACAAGTGTAATGAACTTGGTCATGAAACAGTGATTTGCAAAAACGAATCTCAGAATCATGATGCAGATGCACGTGTCGCCGATGAAGAAGAAGACCATCTTTTTGTTTCAACGTGTATATCAAGTAAGGTTTCAACAAATTCTTGGTTGATTGATAGCGGTTGCACTAACCATATGACTTATGACAAGAGTTTGTTCAAAGAGTTAAAATCCACTGAAATATCTAAAGTTAGGATCGGAAATGGTGACCAGATTCTTGTTGAAGGGAAAGGAACTGTTGTCATTAAAACAAGTTCCGGTAATAAGACAATTTTAGATGTTCTTTATGTAcaaaatattgatcaaaacttgttgaGTATTTGTCAGTTGATAGAAAAAGGATTCAAAGTATCCTTTGACGATAAGCATTGTTTCATCAATGATGTTGctagaaaataa
- the LOC132621442 gene encoding flowering-promoting factor 1-like protein 3 yields the protein MSGVWVFKNGVVRLVENPGDCHGATGRRKMLVHLSSNEVITSYAVLERKLYSLGWERYYDDPDLLQYHKRSTVHLISLPKDFNRFKSMHMYDIVVKNRNEFEVRDM from the coding sequence ATGTCCGGTGTTTGGGTATTCAAGAATGGAGTTGTCCGGCTAGTGGAGAACCCCGGCGACTGCCACGGTGCAACCGGTCGCCGGAAAATGCTAGTACATCTTTCTAGTAATGAAGTAATTACATCATATGCAGTGCTTGAAAGGAAGTTGTATTCTCTTGGATGGGAGAGGTACTATGATGATCCTGACCTTCTTCAGTACCACAAAAGATCCACTGTTCATCTTATTTCTCTCCCTAAGGATTTCAACAGGTTCAAGTCCATGCACATGTATGATATTGTTGTTAAGAATCGCAATGAGTTTGAAGTTAGGGACATGTAA